A genomic segment from Actinomyces lilanjuaniae encodes:
- a CDS encoding HAD hydrolase family protein — translation MSDARTPAPGHADHAAAVGTCPGATGTVPGPGLVAFDLDGTLAPSKSPLPEPMAAALRGLLDVVPVCVISGGQVAQFHDQVLTGLGASPAQLSRLHLMPTCGTRYYTYDPQGEGDSDGRGDWRLVYANDLTASQTREVLAVVEEEARRLGLWEDRTWGPVLEDRGSQVTFSALGQDAPLKAKEAWDPSGEKKSALRDAVAQRLPGLEVRSGGSTSVDITQKGVDKAYGMTRLARATGIPLAEMLFVGDRLDPGGNDYPVKALGVACRAVTGWEETAGLVTELARELGSALADSDAAACAARTVSAPASTVAPTAVSPLPPSVPSAPGHQAPAVGAGGRG, via the coding sequence ATGAGCGACGCACGTACCCCCGCCCCCGGACACGCTGACCACGCAGCCGCAGTCGGCACGTGCCCTGGTGCGACAGGCACTGTGCCGGGACCCGGGCTGGTGGCCTTCGACCTTGACGGTACCCTCGCCCCGTCAAAGTCGCCCCTGCCCGAGCCTATGGCTGCCGCGCTGCGTGGTCTGCTGGACGTCGTTCCCGTCTGCGTCATCTCCGGGGGCCAGGTAGCCCAGTTTCATGACCAGGTCCTGACCGGACTGGGCGCCAGCCCGGCCCAGCTGTCCCGGCTCCACCTCATGCCGACCTGCGGAACCCGCTACTACACCTACGACCCGCAGGGCGAGGGGGACAGCGACGGGAGAGGTGACTGGAGGCTGGTCTACGCCAACGACCTGACTGCCTCCCAGACCCGGGAGGTGCTGGCGGTGGTGGAGGAGGAGGCCCGCAGACTGGGGCTGTGGGAGGATCGGACCTGGGGGCCTGTCCTGGAGGACCGCGGCAGCCAGGTCACCTTCTCCGCCCTGGGGCAGGATGCCCCGCTGAAGGCGAAGGAGGCCTGGGACCCCAGCGGTGAGAAGAAGAGCGCCCTGCGTGACGCGGTGGCCCAGCGCCTGCCCGGGCTCGAGGTCCGCTCCGGAGGATCGACGAGCGTGGACATCACCCAGAAAGGGGTTGACAAGGCCTACGGGATGACCCGGCTGGCACGGGCCACCGGTATCCCCCTGGCGGAGATGCTGTTCGTGGGTGACCGCCTGGACCCTGGCGGCAACGACTACCCGGTCAAGGCCCTGGGCGTCGCCTGCCGCGCTGTCACCGGCTGGGAGGAGACTGCCGGGCTCGTGACAGAGCTGGCCAGAGAGCTGGGCAGCGCCTTGGCTGACTCCGACGCAGCCGCGTGCGCTGCTAGGACCGTGTCGGCCCCGGCATCGACGGTGGCGCCGACAGCGGTATCGCCCCTGCCGCCGTCCGTGCCGTCCGCCCCGGGTCACCAGGCCCCGGCGGTGGGAGCTGGCGGCCGTGGCTGA
- a CDS encoding metal-dependent transcriptional regulator — translation MSAGVSGGSRGGDAAGSSTVTQDYLKAVWAAGEWGGQGASVTGLARRMGVAPSTASENVSRLVEEGLLAHEPYKAVTLTPEGRLRAMAMVRRHRILETYLVTRLGFEWDEVHAEAEELEHAVSDRLLERLDVVLGRPIRDPHGDPIPTADGQVVVPELVPLEALRVGARGIVGRIRDDSQTLRHLARAGIRLDTRVRLVDRGTMAPGEAGGRRRRACVVRVCGGRGAGLPDAVVPEGSLWLCR, via the coding sequence ATGAGCGCAGGCGTCTCGGGAGGCAGCAGAGGCGGGGACGCGGCCGGGTCCTCGACCGTGACCCAGGACTACCTCAAGGCGGTGTGGGCGGCTGGCGAGTGGGGTGGGCAGGGCGCCTCCGTCACCGGCCTGGCCCGTCGCATGGGTGTGGCGCCCTCGACGGCCTCCGAGAACGTGTCACGGCTGGTGGAGGAGGGGCTGCTGGCCCACGAGCCGTACAAGGCCGTCACGCTCACCCCTGAGGGGCGCCTGCGGGCGATGGCGATGGTGCGGCGCCACCGCATCCTGGAGACCTACCTGGTGACCCGGCTCGGCTTTGAGTGGGACGAGGTCCACGCCGAGGCGGAGGAGCTGGAGCACGCGGTCTCCGACAGGCTCCTGGAACGGCTGGACGTGGTGCTGGGGCGGCCCATCCGGGACCCTCACGGTGACCCGATCCCCACCGCTGACGGCCAGGTGGTGGTCCCTGAGCTCGTGCCCCTGGAGGCCCTGAGGGTGGGGGCCAGGGGGATAGTGGGCCGTATCAGGGACGACTCCCAGACCCTGCGCCACCTGGCGCGTGCCGGCATCCGGCTGGACACGCGAGTGCGGCTGGTGGACCGGGGCACCATGGCGCCTGGCGAGGCCGGGGGGAGACGGCGGCGGGCCTGCGTGGTGCGTGTGTGCGGCGGTCGAGGTGCGGGGCTGCCGGACGCCGTCGTGCCTGAGGGGTCCCTGTGGCTGTGCCGCTGA
- the deoD gene encoding purine-nucleoside phosphorylase (catalyzes the reversible phosphorolysis of ribonucleosides and 2'- deoxyribonucleosides to the free base and (2'-deoxy)ribose-1- phosphate): MATPHIGAQPGDFAPASSCPGTPGGPSASPSASCPTPTWSQTCGHARLHRHRCRPPLSVMGSGMGQPSLTIYATELFRDFGVERIIRVGTAGGVAPSVQVGDLVVATGAHTDSAMNQARIPGVSFSAVADFHLARAACEAAEREGARPHVGTVISRDHFYLTPEGQTQRLADYGVLAVEMEAAALYGVAAEFGRQALAVLTVSDHLLDHSQDMSAAERETRFDGALRLAVAAAHS; the protein is encoded by the coding sequence ATGGCCACACCGCACATTGGCGCCCAGCCCGGCGACTTCGCCCCTGCGTCCTCATGCCCGGGGACCCCAGGCGGGCCCAGCGCATCGCCGAGCGCCTCATGCCCGACGCCCACCTGGTCACAGACGTGCGGGCATGCTCGGCTTCACCGGCACCGTTGCCGGCCGCCCCTCAGTGTCATGGGCTCGGGCATGGGGCAGCCCTCGCTGACCATCTACGCCACTGAGCTGTTCCGCGACTTCGGCGTCGAGCGGATCATCCGTGTGGGCACGGCGGGGGGCGTGGCACCCTCGGTGCAGGTCGGGGACCTGGTCGTGGCTACCGGTGCACACACGGACTCCGCCATGAACCAGGCCCGGATCCCGGGGGTGAGCTTCAGCGCCGTCGCCGACTTCCACCTGGCCCGGGCCGCCTGCGAGGCGGCGGAGAGAGAAGGGGCGAGGCCGCACGTGGGCACCGTCATCTCCCGGGACCACTTCTACCTCACGCCCGAGGGCCAGACGCAGCGTCTGGCCGACTACGGCGTCCTGGCGGTGGAGATGGAGGCGGCTGCCCTGTACGGGGTGGCCGCCGAGTTCGGCAGGCAGGCCCTGGCCGTCCTGACCGTCTCCGACCACCTCCTGGACCACTCCCAGGACATGAGCGCGGCTGAGCGCGAGACCCGTTTCGACGGCGCGCTGCGGCTGGCCGTGGCCGCCGCGCACAGCTGA
- a CDS encoding ABC transporter ATP-binding protein: MLEVEHLSAWYDRKNPVVRDASFGISPGEAVGLIGVNGAGKTTMLKALCHAHRGCSVGALRYRGRPVTPATAAFKRQRYLALAEDSSFPTWSLDTFVRFLGRAYGARRRARLLDELVEGFDFGRYRGAPFASLSSGSRKKASLIAAFHAQVDILLLDEPVDFLDFSATEYLYQRILAAKEHGQAVLLSSHIAESFTRCTSRLLVLSSGSLSAPVPTPADSRDVASLIA, from the coding sequence ATGTTGGAGGTCGAGCACCTCAGTGCCTGGTATGACCGGAAGAACCCGGTGGTGCGGGACGCCTCGTTTGGTATCAGCCCTGGTGAGGCTGTGGGGCTCATCGGTGTCAATGGTGCTGGCAAGACGACGATGCTCAAGGCGCTGTGCCACGCGCACCGGGGCTGCTCGGTGGGGGCGCTGCGCTACCGGGGCAGGCCGGTGACACCGGCCACGGCCGCGTTCAAGCGTCAGCGCTACCTCGCCCTGGCCGAGGACTCCTCGTTCCCGACCTGGTCCCTGGACACGTTTGTCCGCTTCCTCGGCAGGGCCTACGGGGCGCGCAGACGGGCGCGGTTGCTTGACGAGCTGGTCGAGGGCTTCGACTTCGGCCGCTACCGGGGCGCGCCCTTTGCGAGCCTGTCCAGCGGATCGCGCAAGAAGGCCAGCCTCATCGCAGCCTTTCACGCCCAGGTAGACATCCTCCTCCTGGACGAGCCGGTCGACTTCCTGGACTTCTCCGCCACGGAGTACCTCTACCAGCGCATACTTGCCGCGAAGGAGCACGGGCAGGCCGTGCTGCTCAGCTCCCATATCGCGGAGTCGTTCACGCGGTGCACCTCCCGTCTGCTCGTCCTGTCCTCCGGCTCGCTGTCCGCCCCCGTTCCCACCCCTGCTGACTCCCGTGACGTCGCCTCACTCATCGCCTAG
- a CDS encoding histidine phosphatase family protein yields the protein MTEVVLWRHGQTDYNLSGRVQGQVDVPLNETGAQQARQAAAAVAALGPTRIVSSPLGRAWATAQALAQEVGLPVETEDRLAERSFGKWEGLTREQIEAGWPEQYRRWREGRDVPEVGVETRGRVARRVGEAVAELAGPGREETTDGGVADGSTDGGGVVVVVSHGSATRLGTCHLLGLDPVTWFGLRGMGNGHYARLRTQDREPGWAVLGWDLFPQVYQA from the coding sequence GTGACCGAGGTCGTCCTGTGGCGCCACGGCCAGACCGACTACAACCTGTCTGGGCGTGTCCAGGGGCAGGTGGACGTCCCTCTCAACGAAACCGGTGCGCAGCAGGCGCGCCAGGCCGCTGCTGCTGTCGCCGCCCTGGGTCCCACCCGTATCGTCTCCTCGCCGCTGGGTCGCGCCTGGGCTACGGCACAGGCCCTGGCCCAGGAAGTCGGCCTGCCCGTGGAGACCGAGGACAGGCTCGCGGAGCGCTCCTTCGGGAAGTGGGAGGGGCTCACCCGCGAGCAGATTGAGGCAGGATGGCCCGAGCAGTACCGCCGCTGGCGGGAGGGTCGTGACGTGCCTGAGGTGGGTGTGGAGACAAGGGGGCGGGTCGCCCGGCGCGTCGGCGAGGCCGTTGCCGAGCTGGCGGGGCCTGGCCGCGAGGAGACGACTGACGGGGGCGTGGCCGACGGGAGCACGGATGGTGGGGGAGTGGTCGTGGTGGTCTCGCACGGCTCGGCCACTCGTCTGGGGACCTGCCACCTGCTGGGACTCGACCCCGTGACGTGGTTCGGCCTGCGTGGCATGGGCAACGGGCACTACGCGAGGCTGCGGACCCAGGACCGTGAGCCTGGGTGGGCGGTCCTGGGCTGGGACCTGTTCCCGCAGGTGTACCAGGCGTGA
- a CDS encoding metallophosphoesterase family protein produces MTALLVVTGAVSLAVGLATARASAPVGPHEATWSTTLDSTVTLDLGPLGAASIDSPAGPLGVEVVLGEIPSGATQADVVDPSALGESLSSDAASYVGLVTHPELTVQRGLHALLHDGLRRAGVVEGVLLCLVAAAHMTLTRSRGGATRSLLAGSVGGQGYGRTDVAWGALLRRPPVVAATAALLAAVTVLLVPALRSAPVHGARLAALEGTPVAGATLSGRVADVVTAYGPRVTDFLETNEAFYSQAEASLRTAWAVSQETGGTVEVTAADGQVDVAQVRQRAAEAAEAEASAAADAGTASAGTETPGESPGVSATPTGTQVPTPGASPEAASTTAPVTGARAVPQRGAVTAVLSTDLHCNLDVIAFTGVLDEVSGADVHMDDGDLTMTGSDPEQLCVDALSQAVPSTVDKVATIGNHDSESTAARLRSQGWTVTDGTIQEVGGLRVLGQDDPERTTATGTTTRSGETAEEVGARLAATSCTGSGSDVVLIHQPATFGPLVSQGCAPLLLAGHVHAERGMTTSQGSGGEVSALVSGAGKGGTSLGAVTQDAYLHVLSFAEDGSLVAWRAVVLHPDASVTVGAWQAVPPGEPIPQPGAATTSTAGADQR; encoded by the coding sequence ATGACCGCGCTGCTGGTTGTCACGGGTGCTGTGTCGCTGGCTGTGGGGCTGGCCACGGCCAGGGCCTCGGCCCCGGTCGGACCTCACGAGGCCACCTGGTCCACCACGCTGGACTCCACCGTCACCCTTGACCTGGGGCCGCTGGGGGCAGCCTCCATCGACTCGCCTGCCGGTCCCCTGGGAGTGGAGGTGGTTCTGGGCGAGATTCCCTCCGGGGCCACGCAGGCCGACGTCGTCGATCCCTCCGCGCTGGGGGAGAGCCTGTCCTCGGACGCGGCCTCCTACGTCGGGCTGGTCACCCACCCTGAGCTGACGGTCCAGCGGGGCCTGCACGCGCTGCTCCACGACGGCCTGCGCCGCGCTGGAGTCGTCGAGGGGGTCCTGCTGTGCCTGGTTGCCGCCGCCCACATGACCCTCACCAGGAGCCGTGGCGGTGCCACGCGGAGCCTCCTCGCCGGGAGCGTGGGCGGTCAGGGGTACGGCCGCACCGACGTTGCATGGGGCGCCCTCCTGCGTCGTCCCCCCGTCGTCGCGGCCACGGCCGCACTCCTGGCCGCCGTCACCGTCCTGCTGGTACCCGCCCTGCGCTCCGCACCTGTCCACGGGGCCAGGCTCGCGGCCCTGGAGGGGACGCCGGTGGCCGGGGCCACCCTCTCGGGGCGCGTCGCAGACGTGGTGACTGCCTACGGTCCCCGCGTCACCGACTTCCTGGAGACCAACGAGGCCTTCTACTCCCAGGCAGAGGCGAGCCTACGCACCGCCTGGGCGGTCTCCCAGGAGACTGGCGGCACCGTGGAGGTCACGGCCGCAGACGGCCAGGTCGATGTCGCGCAGGTCAGGCAGCGGGCCGCAGAGGCTGCAGAGGCTGAGGCCAGCGCTGCTGCAGACGCCGGGACTGCCTCTGCCGGCACCGAGACTCCCGGTGAGAGTCCCGGGGTCTCTGCCACCCCCACAGGTACGCAGGTGCCTACCCCGGGCGCCTCACCAGAGGCTGCCTCCACCACCGCCCCGGTCACCGGCGCCCGGGCCGTCCCCCAGCGAGGAGCCGTTACCGCGGTGCTGTCCACCGACCTCCACTGCAACCTCGACGTCATCGCTTTCACCGGTGTCCTGGACGAGGTCTCCGGGGCTGACGTCCACATGGACGACGGCGACCTCACCATGACCGGCTCGGACCCGGAGCAGCTGTGCGTGGACGCCCTGAGCCAGGCGGTCCCCTCCACGGTGGACAAGGTCGCGACCATCGGCAACCACGACTCGGAGTCCACCGCCGCCAGGCTGCGCTCGCAGGGGTGGACGGTGACCGACGGCACTATCCAGGAGGTCGGCGGCCTACGAGTGCTGGGGCAGGACGATCCCGAGCGCACCACCGCCACGGGGACCACCACCCGCAGCGGCGAGACCGCCGAAGAGGTAGGCGCCCGGCTGGCCGCCACCAGCTGTACCGGCTCAGGCAGCGACGTCGTGCTCATCCACCAGCCAGCCACCTTCGGTCCCCTGGTCTCCCAGGGGTGCGCGCCGCTGCTCCTGGCGGGCCACGTCCACGCTGAGCGGGGTATGACGACCAGCCAGGGAAGTGGTGGCGAGGTGTCCGCCCTCGTGTCTGGTGCAGGCAAGGGCGGCACCTCCCTGGGCGCGGTCACGCAGGACGCCTACCTGCACGTGCTGTCCTTTGCTGAGGACGGCAGCCTGGTCGCCTGGCGCGCGGTGGTCCTCCACCCTGACGCCTCGGTCACGGTAGGGGCGTGGCAGGCGGTCCCGCCGGGCGAGCCGATCCCGCAGCCCGGGGCAGCGACGACGAGCACAGCGGGCGCCGACCAGCGGTGA
- a CDS encoding DUF1540 domain-containing protein yields MTAVAQITSCSTTSCAFNNGGCTAFAITVGGDTGAPSCGTFLSLDARGGLGVADAHVGACQRLECVHNTDLMCTAEAVQVGGDTAACLSYQAR; encoded by the coding sequence ATGACCGCCGTCGCCCAGATCACCTCCTGTTCCACCACCTCCTGCGCCTTCAACAACGGCGGCTGCACCGCCTTTGCCATCACCGTCGGCGGAGACACGGGGGCACCGTCCTGCGGCACGTTCCTCAGCCTGGACGCCCGGGGCGGCCTGGGTGTGGCTGACGCCCACGTCGGCGCCTGCCAGCGCCTGGAGTGCGTCCACAACACCGACCTCATGTGCACCGCCGAGGCCGTCCAGGTCGGGGGCGACACCGCCGCCTGCCTGTCCTACCAGGCCCGCTGA
- the rsfS gene encoding ribosome silencing factor, producing the protein MPASASDYAVGLTRTAVRAATDRKGYGAVAIDVSQRLGLTDVFLVLTASNDRQVRAVVDAVEEAMHGAGAVRRAREGLSEARWVLLDYGDLVVHVLQEQDREFYGLERLWKDCPLIALPDDAGPGLDAVPGSEEQG; encoded by the coding sequence GTGCCAGCCAGCGCCAGTGACTATGCCGTGGGGCTGACCCGCACCGCAGTACGTGCCGCAACCGATCGTAAGGGGTACGGGGCGGTTGCCATTGATGTCTCCCAGCGCCTCGGCCTGACTGACGTGTTTCTTGTCCTCACGGCTTCCAACGACCGGCAGGTGCGTGCGGTCGTCGATGCTGTGGAGGAGGCTATGCACGGCGCGGGTGCGGTGCGCCGCGCCCGGGAGGGCCTGAGTGAGGCCCGGTGGGTCCTGCTTGACTACGGTGACCTGGTTGTCCACGTGCTCCAGGAGCAGGACCGGGAGTTCTACGGCCTGGAGCGCCTGTGGAAGGACTGCCCGCTCATCGCGCTGCCCGACGACGCGGGACCGGGTCTGGACGCGGTACCAGGGTCCGAGGAGCAGGGGTGA
- a CDS encoding ABC transporter transmembrane domain-containing protein, protein MTSLRHHGFQGARTWYAFGIAGTLIGSGTTAAQPYLVGRVTDSFLDSGGFPTALLGALAAAFAVDALASTSSRLLFGLASERFVLNLRNHLARRVLEAPYSQSSSYDRGDLNNRLVEDIPSAQQPYFSTYPDIVGSALVVIFCLSGMLVTSWPLTLGLLALLVVFGLLLLVVLRRLNQVAARSRVAEARYSSFLYEVLYNLMPLKALTAERWAAGELGARAGDARYLGNRLVGYSSLILPVVNIGTQLGLVGVLLAGGYMVTRGDLETSALVAYFLYLVYMVSPLVSLGIALGDLREADASWERLRTLESTLPPEPSPTSPSPHALSPTRLATREVTYTYPSGETVRLGDLALTGPGTYCLVGDNGSGKSTLLSLLSALRLPTSGAVTWNDVAVSPQTALQVRQEVLLLTQERDALSVTVRDNICLGQAFSDAEILALAERLDAQDFFRSLPDGLDSVIGAEGVGLSGGQKQLLFVMHVLLLRPPVALLDEFSANLDARTKTLVSEEIARLADSSLVLLITHDETLLERFPSHVELERLAAAHPSTAETE, encoded by the coding sequence ATGACCTCGCTGAGACACCACGGCTTCCAGGGCGCGCGTACCTGGTACGCCTTCGGTATCGCAGGAACTCTCATCGGCTCAGGGACAACGGCCGCCCAGCCCTACCTGGTGGGCCGGGTGACGGACTCATTTCTTGACAGCGGGGGCTTTCCCACAGCACTCCTGGGTGCCCTGGCTGCCGCCTTTGCTGTTGACGCCCTGGCTTCGACGAGCAGCCGCCTCCTCTTCGGGCTGGCCTCGGAGCGCTTCGTGCTCAACCTGCGCAACCACCTGGCGCGCCGCGTCCTGGAGGCTCCCTACTCACAGTCGTCGTCCTACGACCGGGGTGACCTCAACAACCGCCTGGTCGAGGACATTCCCAGTGCCCAGCAGCCCTACTTCTCCACCTACCCGGACATCGTCGGCTCCGCCCTGGTGGTGATCTTCTGCTTGTCGGGGATGCTGGTGACCAGCTGGCCCCTCACCCTGGGACTGCTGGCCCTGCTGGTCGTCTTTGGCCTGCTCCTGCTTGTTGTCCTGCGCAGGCTCAACCAGGTGGCCGCCAGGTCGCGCGTGGCTGAGGCCCGCTACTCCTCGTTCCTGTACGAGGTGCTCTACAACCTTATGCCGCTCAAGGCCCTCACTGCCGAACGCTGGGCGGCCGGAGAGCTGGGGGCGCGTGCCGGTGACGCCCGCTATCTGGGTAACAGGCTCGTCGGGTACTCCTCCCTCATCCTGCCGGTGGTCAACATCGGTACCCAGCTCGGCCTAGTAGGCGTCCTGCTGGCCGGCGGGTACATGGTCACACGGGGCGATCTGGAGACCAGCGCCCTGGTGGCCTACTTCCTCTACCTGGTCTACATGGTCTCCCCGCTCGTCTCCCTGGGTATCGCCCTGGGGGACCTGCGTGAGGCAGACGCCTCCTGGGAGAGGCTGCGCACCCTGGAGTCCACGCTGCCCCCGGAGCCCTCCCCCACTTCTCCATCGCCCCACGCGCTCTCCCCTACCCGGCTGGCAACGCGGGAGGTGACCTACACCTACCCCAGCGGTGAGACAGTCCGTCTTGGTGACCTCGCGCTGACAGGCCCGGGCACCTACTGCCTGGTCGGTGACAACGGTTCTGGCAAGTCCACTCTGCTCAGCCTGCTCAGCGCCCTGCGCCTGCCGACCTCGGGAGCAGTCACGTGGAATGACGTCGCGGTCTCACCGCAGACCGCTCTGCAGGTACGTCAGGAGGTCCTCCTCCTGACGCAGGAGCGTGACGCCCTGAGTGTCACCGTGCGTGACAATATCTGCCTGGGACAGGCCTTCTCCGACGCAGAGATCCTCGCTCTGGCCGAGCGCCTCGACGCCCAGGACTTCTTCAGATCCCTTCCCGACGGCCTGGACTCCGTCATCGGGGCCGAGGGCGTGGGGCTGTCCGGCGGGCAGAAGCAGCTGCTCTTCGTCATGCACGTGCTTCTGCTGCGCCCACCTGTCGCCCTCCTCGACGAGTTCTCAGCGAATCTTGACGCGCGGACAAAGACCTTGGTCAGTGAGGAGATCGCCCGCCTTGCCGACTCCTCGCTGGTACTCCTCATCACCCACGACGAGACTCTTCTTGAGCGATTCCCCAGCCACGTCGAGCTGGAGCGGCTAGCAGCCGCACACCCGAGTACAGCAGAAACAGAATAA
- a CDS encoding HIT family protein, which yields MTTSETTSGTSPYASAAPDAPTAPGGGATREAGGAGPTLFTRIINGEVPGRFVWADELCVAFATIEPHTDGHVLVVPRHQVDSFTEAPEDLVAHLAVVARRVGATQTRVFQASRAGLVVAGYGVDHLHLHVLPIRSEADLSFSSARHDVPGEELDAAMERLRAGLREDGWGEFVPSHLGSPSR from the coding sequence ATGACAACCTCTGAGACGACTTCTGGGACGAGCCCCTATGCGTCCGCCGCTCCTGACGCCCCTACGGCCCCCGGTGGCGGTGCCACCCGGGAGGCGGGCGGTGCTGGGCCGACCCTCTTCACCAGGATCATCAACGGGGAGGTCCCTGGGCGCTTCGTGTGGGCCGACGAGCTGTGCGTCGCCTTCGCCACCATCGAGCCCCACACCGACGGACACGTCCTGGTGGTGCCGCGTCACCAGGTCGACTCCTTCACAGAGGCACCCGAGGACCTGGTGGCCCACCTGGCCGTGGTAGCCAGGCGCGTGGGGGCCACCCAGACGCGGGTCTTCCAGGCCTCCCGGGCCGGGCTCGTGGTCGCCGGCTACGGGGTGGACCACCTTCACCTCCACGTCCTGCCGATCCGCTCGGAGGCTGACCTGTCCTTCTCATCCGCCAGGCACGACGTCCCCGGGGAGGAGCTGGACGCGGCCATGGAGCGGCTGCGGGCGGGGCTGCGTGAGGACGGGTGGGGCGAGTTCGTCCCCTCCCACCTGGGTTCACCATCCCGGTAG